The genomic window TTCTTTTTCCATTCGAATAAAATTCTATCGATATAACGGAAATTTAATTTACCCGAAATAACCGCTTCTCGAAGTGCAGCTTTAATAATATGGGGATCATGGCGGTCATCATCCATCCACAGTGCAAGTGTTTCACATTCAAATGGAGACAATGGGCGGCCAAATTCTTGTTCAAAGCATGTATATAAATCTGTCTCACTCTGCTGTGATATCCGGGCTGATTCCAGCTTTTCTTTCATTAGAAAATGTTCAACAAGCTTTTCCCATAATGGGTCAATATTATACATTTCATAACGAATTCCATCGGAGGTATAATTATCTTTAATTTCAATATAACCTTTTTGAATGAGCCTTCTTAAAATTGCTGTACATTCTGAAACGGAGATCGTCATACTAGAAGATATTTCTACTGGAGTAGGAAACGAATTTCCTTTCTCTATATAGGAGATCACATGCAAAATTAATACTACATCATGTTCATTTAAATTCATTTCTTTATAATGGGTTAATAAAACTCCAGGTATAGTAATATTTCCTTCCTGGAGCCACTTTAATATACTCGTTTTCGACATCCCTGACACCTCCATATCAGTATATCATGAACTTTCTCTTAGAAGTAAGGAGAATAACAGGTAACTTTTCTTTCCAAAACTTCCTTGACAGTCACTGATAAATTCTGGCATTTTTAAATTAAATAGAAGAACCGCCTTTGCGACGATTCCTCTAATAATAAAAAATTATGGATATAAACGATTTAACAGACGCGGGAATGGAATGGTTTCGCGTACGTGTTCCACTCCGCTAATCCAGGCTACTGTTCTTTCTAGTCCAAGCCCAAACCCAGAGTGAGGAACTGAACCATATTCACGAAGCTCTAGATACCATTTGTAAGTATCCATATCTAAATTATTTTCCTCTAAACGCTGTTTCATTAAATCATAATCATGAATACGCTCTGAACCGCCAATAATCTCTCCATAACCTTCCGGTGCAATTAAGTCTGCACATAGAACAACTTCCTCCCTATTCGGATCAGGCTGCATGTAGAATGCTTTAAGGGAAGTTGGATAATGGGTAATAAAAACTGGCTTATCATAGCTTTCAGCAATCGCTGTTTCATGAGGAGCACCAAGGTCATCTCCCCACTCGACATCATCAAAGCCCTTTTCATGTAAAAACTTAATCGCTTCATCATAAGTAATACGTGGGAATGGTGCCTTAATATTCTCTAGTTTAGACATATCTCGGCCTAGAGTTTTTAATTCCAATTCGCAATTTTTTAAGACAGATTGAACAATATAAGATACATATTCCTCTTGAACCTTTAAATTATCTTCATGGTCATAGAAAGCCATCTCAGGCTCAATCATCCAGAACTCAATTAAATGGCGGCGAGTTTTAGACTTTTCTGCACGGAAAGTTGGACCGAAAGAGAATACCTTTCCAAGTGCCATTGCCGCTGCTTCTAAATGTAATTGCCCGCTCTGTGATAAATAAGCATCTTCATCGAAATATTTAGTTGCAAATAATTCTGATCCGCCTTCAGCCGAGCTTCCCGTTAAAATTGGAGGATCAACTTTGACGAATCCTTCATTATTAAAAAATTCATATGTTGCGCGAATAATTTCATTTCTAATTTTCATGATTGCATGCTGGCGGCGAGAACGAAGCCATAAATGACGATGATCCATTAAAAATTCCGTTCCATGCTCTTTCGGAGTAATTGGATAATCGACTGCTGCTTGGATTACTTCTAATCCCGTTACAAGCATTTCATATCCAAATGGTGAACGCTCGTCTTTTTGGATTTTTCCAGTTATGTAAATAGATGATTCTTGAGTTACAGATTTTGCCCCTTGAAAAACTTCTTCCGGAACATCCGTTTTCACCACAACACCTTGGATGAATCCTGTTCCATCACGAAGCTGTAGGAAAGCAATCTTTCCGCTTGAACGTTTATTTGCAACCCAAGCGCCAATTTTCACTTCTTGATCAACATATTTGTATACTTCTGATATAGTTGTTTTTATCAATGATATTCCCTCCAAAAACTAACAAATCACTTTTGCATCCTATCTATTATACCTTTTTAGCTGTGGGACAAGCAACTAAGAAAAGCGGATGCACCTTGGTCAGCCCCGACAAGCATAAGACAAGCTGGCAGGAAGGTTGTTCTTTTAACCTTCTTGACAGATTGGCTTATGACCTCGAGGGGCTAGGTGCAGGAGCTAGACACTAAGGAAAGCGGCAGCTGTGATACTAGCTGCCGCCGCCTTATTGTTATTTTATTTTCTTTTCAACAAATTGATGGATTCGTTCTACAGCCTTCTCCAGTAAATCTAAAGAAGTCGCATACGATAAACGAATATTATCTGGAGCACCAAAGCCAGATCCAGGAATTACAGCAACCATTGCTTCTTCAAGCAGCGCTTGTGAGAAATCGTCAACGTTAGCAAAACCCGTTAATTCAGCTGCTTGCTTAACATTAGGGAAAAGGTAAAAAGCACCTTGTGGTTTAATGCAGGTAAAGCCAGGAATTGCGATCAGCTTATCGAAAATAATATTTAAGCGTTGTTCAAATGCCTTTTGCATTTCTGAAAGCATCTCTTGTGATCCAGCATATGCAGCAATTGCTCCATATTGTGCAGTTGTTGTTGGATTCGATGTACTATGGCTCGCAAGATTTGTCATGGCTTTAATTATTTCCTTATTTCCTGCCGCATATCCAATTCTCCAGCCTGTCATAGAATGAGACTTAGATACACCGTTCACAAGAATGGTTTGTTCTTTAAGCTCTGGTGAAAGCTGAGCAATGGAAACATGCTTATTGTTTCCGTACACTAACTTTTCATAAATTTCATCTGAAACGATTAGAATATTATGCTTCAAACAAACCTCGCCTAATGCCTTTAACTCTTCTTCAGAATAAAGCATACCAGTCGGGTTACTTGGTGAATTAATAAGAACGGCTTTTGTCTTTTCAGATATTGCTTTCGCTAATTGTTCAGGCGTAATTTTGTACTCGTTTTCCTCTTTACCTTCAACGTAGACAGGAACACCATCTGCTAATTTTACTTGTTCAGGATAGCTGACCCAGTATGGAGTAGGGATGATTACCTCGTCCCCTTCATCCAAAATAGCTTGAAATAATGTATAAAGTATATGCTTTGCACCGCTTCCAACGATAATTTGAGCGGCTTCATACTCGATTCCCTGATCTGCTTTAAACTTGTTTACGATCTCTTTTTTCAATGCAGGAAGACCTGCAGATGGAGTGTATTTTGTGTGTCCTTCATTCATCGATTTAACTGCGGCATCAATAATATGCTGCGGTGTATTAAAGTCAGGCTCTCCAGCTCCTAAGCCGATTACATCATAGCCTTGTTCCTTCAACTCTTTTGCTTTTGCCGTAATAGCAAGTGTTGTCGATGGGGTTAATGCTTTTACTCTTTGTGCTAATTGAAAGTTCATTTCCTTTTCCTCCACTCAAATAATGGCATTTAAGAAGACTAAGAACTGGGATCATAAATTCTCTATCTTCTTTAGCCACTCACCTGTTTTGAAATCAACATAATAATAATTTATTAAATTCCCCTCTGTCCGGTAATAAATTTCCCATAACGGAATATTCTTTTCCATTCCGAGGCGAACGGAAATAATCTTTTTCGGGTTTTTTTCTTCTTTTAACTTATTAATTGCTTCCTGTTTGGAAACTCCATCTGTCACCTGTCTAACAATAATCTGTCCTTCTTTTTCAGGTACCCAGACGTAAATGCTTTTTCCAGCTCTATTTTTCCCTTTTATAACATAATAAGTTTCCAGTCCATGATAAAGTTGAAAATCTTCAGCCTTCGAAAGCCTTGTTTCTTTCATCGCTCTTTCAATGGCTTCTTTTTCAGCTGCCTTTACAGGCTCAACTGCATTTAAATAAACAATAATCCCAGACCCCAATATAATTGAAAATATCAATAAACTTATAATAATTATTTTTTTCACATTTGTCACTCTTCTTATGTACGATAAATCGAAAAAACAGCTTTATTTTGATCATCTTTATCAAGTGCCAGTCCAAACATTAAATCTTTTTCCTTTAAAGTTCTGTTTAAAGCATCAACAACTTTATAGAGGTCAGGGCTAGCCTGAATTTTCACTGTAGATAAGACCTCAATTTTGCTTTCCATTCTGGAATTCCTCCTCAGGCAGTACAATATTTGTAACTAATACGCATGCAAATATAGGACAAGCTATATGTACGAAACAATTTTAACCTTTAAATATCAGTATAACAGCTACATGTTATGGCTTGAATAAAAAATTCTATTATTTCTTCTAATCCACCAACGTCATTGGCTGCGCCTTACATGGGCGCAGCTCTTTTTTAGTAATTTATTACATCGACTTATTGATTAATTCGACTATTCCATTGATATCGCTTTTGGTATGAGGAATTTTCGGAATGGAATCTAAAAAAGCTTTTCCATACTGGGTTGTAAGCAATCTGCGATCAAAAATAAAAATAAATCCTTTGTCACTTCTAGTTCGGATAAGTCTTCCAAATCCCTGTTTAAAGCGTATTATTGCTTCTGGTAAGGAATAGTCAGAAAATGGATTTCCACCTTTTTGCTTAATTAGGTCACATTTCGCCTCTGTAAAAGGTTCATCCGGTGGTGAAAAAGGAAGCCTGACGATAATTAAACAAGTTAAATCCTCTCCAGGAATGTCTATTCCTTCCCAGAAACTATTTGTGCCTAATAGAATTGCCTTTTCGAATTTTTGAAAATTACGAGTTAACCTTGACCTGCTTCCGCTCGATACACCTTGGGCAATAATGGCATAATCATTTAGAAACCCAGATTCTTTTATAAGCTCATATGTTTTTTTGAGCATCTCATGAGAAGTAAATAATATGAGCATTCTTCCCTTTGTTGCTTCTGCTATGGAGATAATATGTTCACTTATAGCCATTACATATTCATCCAATGAAACAGAATTTACTTCAGGAAGATCATCCGGAATAACAAGCTTTACTTGTTCATTATAATCAAAAGGGGATTGAATTTGCTCTGCTGTGCAGTCTGTTAATTTCAATCCCAGTTCATTTAACATATAGTTAAATGAGTTTTTTACAGATAAGGTAGCAGAAGTGATAACAGCTGATTCTTTTTTACTGAAGAATTCTTCCTTTAATAAATGACCTGCATTGACAGGCTGTGAATAAACAGTAGTAGCATTTTGCATGGACCTAATATCCATTTCAATCCATGTGACAAATTCATCAGATGGCTGTAAAAAGATATGTTTTATCCCAGAAGTTATTTCTTTTATTTCTTCCACCACAGAAACAAGCTCTTCCAATGAGGATTTTTCCTTAGCTGACAATTTCTCCTTGTGGTGACTTATCATATTTAATCTTTTCTCTACTTCTGCAGTGAAATCCTTAAGGAGAAATAAAAATCTCTCGGCGCTCGTTTTCATTGCTCTAAGTTCGTTACTCGAATCATCAAATGAAAAACGGCTGCTAATCCGATTATATCCTTTTTTTGATTTCGATTTCTTTTTTGCGAAAATGCTAATAATTTTAAACAGCTCGTCCATTTCGAAACTAAGCTCTTGCACCATTACATTCATTTCAAAGGAGTGAATCAATTGCTTATTCTCGATTTCAGCTTTTTCTAGGACTTGCTCAAGCTTATATAATAATTGCTTCTGTTCCAATTGCCCGATACGGCCAAGCAAAAATCGAGTCTTTAAATAGTCAAAGGAATAGCCAAAATACTGGCCTGAGACTTTCACTAAATGATGGCCCTCATCAATGACAATATGGCTATATTCTGGCAATATTTTGTTGTTTGAGACTAGATCTGTCAGCAACAGAGAATGATTCGTAATGATCAAATCAGCCTTTAAAGCTGATTTACGAGCCTTCATATAAAAATCTCTCGAAAGCCAGGACTTGTTTTGAAGGAATATCGTTTCATCATTTTTGATTTTATTCCAGAATATCATTCCGCCACTGGACAAATTTATTTCATCAATATCCCCAGTGAACGTTTCTGTCAGCCATACGAGGATCTGCATTTTTGTCAAGGTAGTATCGTAATTGTCTTCTAGATCCTTTAAAGATTGCTCAAATTTAGCCAAACTTAAATAATGGCTTCTACCCTTTAGTAATACCGCATTAATAGGAAAAGGAAGCATCTGTTTTAATTTAGGTATATCATTGGAAAGAAGCTGCTCCTGAAGCTGTGTTGTATATGTACTTATAATGACAGATTGACCGCTTTCTTTTCCATAAATAGCAGCAGGAATTAAATAGGCTAATGATTTTCCGACACCTGTGCCCGCCTCAATTAATGCATGCCGTTTGTGCTTAAAGGCTTGATAGACTGAATCCATCATTTTAAATTGACCTAAACGAATTTCGTAATTAGTAAAAGCCTTTTTGAACAGCTCCTCCTTCACTTCTTGCTGACTAGGATAATTCAATGTCTCATGCTCATTATTAACATCTTGTTCATGGAACCTTTTCAATGCTATGCCTTGGTGAATTTCAAGATCGTTTTCTAATACTTCGACCGTAGCTTCTTTTTTGGTAATGATGGTATCTATGAGTAAATCTAAATCGCTCTTTAATCCGCCAGATAGCTTATAAATTTGCTTGATTGTGGAGAGCGGCAGCCGTTCCATCCGGTCTAGAAGGAGAAGCAGGAGCTCGGCCGTTACATAGGCATCACTGTCAGCCTGATGTGGACGCTCATGATTTAATCCTTCTCTGTAAGCCAATTCTGATAATTGAAAGCTATCAGCTGTCGGCATAAATACTCGAGATAGCTCTACTGTATCCAAAACTGGTCCATAAAATCCATTATACCCAGCCAGAAGGAGCTCCTCCTGTAAGAACGAAAGATCAAAAAGGACATTATGTGCAACAAAATAAGCATCCTCTAATAAAGTAAGGACTTTTGGTGCTATTTCAGAAAAAACAGGGGCATCCTTGACTGCCTCATCATCCAAACCGGTTAACTCCTCAATAAATGGAGGGATTGACTGTCCCGGGTTCACAAGTGAGGAATATTCTTCAACTATTTTTCCGTTTTCTATAACAACAGCTGCAAATTGGATCATTTTATCGCCCTTCTTTGGAGCGTTCCCTGTTGTTTCTAAATCAATTACAACATATTTATTACACATACTACACACCTCTAACATTCAGTCAATCAAACGGTATCATAAAAACGGAAAAAGAAAAAGAATTAATGCCATTCATTATATATTTTAGGCAATTTTCAATGTTTTCAAAAGAGGATTGGACAAAAAAGCCGACTCGGTTATATAAACCGGTCAGCCTTTTTACATTAAGAAATCAATTACATCATGATGGTTTTTTCAGGTTCCTTATTTATTATTTCCTTAATTCTATTTTTTTCGTCCATTATAGCCACTTTAGGCTGATGCATATAAATTTTATCCTCAGCAACTAACGCATAGGAAATAATAATAACAACATCTCCCTCTTGGACAAGTCTTGCTGCAGCACCATTTACACAAATGACACCACTGCCTCTTTCTCCAGGAATGATATACGTTTCAAACCTTGCTCCATTGTTATTATTAACGATTTGCACCTTTTCATTTGGAATCATTCCGACTGCATCAAGAATATCTGTATCAATTGTAATGCTGCCAACATAGTTCAAATTAGCTTCTGTCACAACTGCTCTATGAATTTTACCATTCATCATGGTGCGGAACATGATGTTTCCCCCTATTTAAATAGCTAATATTAAATTATCAATAAGTCGGGCTTTGGAGAACTTTACGGCTAAAGCAATAATTATATTTCCTTCTATACGTTCTATCTCTTTAAGGTCTGGATAAGAGTAGATTTCAATATAATCGATTGTCCCGCTCGTCTTTTCGGAAATCATTTCTTTCATAGACGAGATAATTAGTTGAGAGTTCCTTTCACCCTCTTCAATCATGGCTTTTGCCTTGAGAAGACTTTTGTATAGAATAGGTGCTTGTTCTCTTTCTTCTGGGAGCAAATAAACATTTCTTGAGCTTTTGGCTAGCCCATCATGTTCTCTCACAATGTCCACTGGCACAATCTTGATGGGGAAATGAAAATCGTTCACAAGTCCTTCCACAACGGCTAACTGCTGAGCATCTTTTTTGCCAAAATAAGCTTTATTCGGCTGAACTATATTAAAAAGCTTTGTTAAAACTGTCACAACCCCATCAAAGTGGCCAGGTCGGGATTGTCCGCATAATACATCCGTCCGATCTTTAGCGATTACGGTAACCGATAACGGTGCGGGATACATCTCCTCTGGGGATGGATTGAAAATATAGTCAACCTGATGTTTTTCAGCTAAAGTGGAATCACGGTCAAAATCTCTTGGATATGAACTTAGATCTTCACTTGGCCCGAATTGGAGCGGATTTACGAAAATACTTAATACGACTAAATCATTTTCTTGCCTTGCATGATCAATTAATGTCAGATGGCCCTCATGTAAATAACCCATTGTAGGGACATAGCCAATTGATTTCCCTGACATTTTCTCTTGTAACATTATTTGCTGCATGTCGCTAATGGATGTAATGACTTTCATACTTTTCCTCCGTACAAACTTAAAAGCTCAGTTTCTTTCATCGAGAAACTATGCTCTTCTCTAGGAAATTCCCCTTGTTTCACTTCAGTCACATAGGCAGTAATGCCTTGATCAATGACCTCATTCATATTTGAATATTTCTTAACAAACTTTGGTACTCTTTCAACACCATAAGAAAGTACATCATGATAGACAAGAACTTGCCCATCCGTATCAATGCCAGCACCGATTCCAATTGTCGGGATTGTCAGGCATTCGGAAACTTCCTTTGCCAGCTGCTTCGGAACACATTCTAATACAACGGCAAATGCACCAGCCTGCTCGCATTTTTTCGCGTCTTCGATCAGCTTACGTGCCGCTTCTGCACTTTTGCCTTGAACCTTATAGCCTCCAAGCACTGCAACAGATTGTGGTGTTAGTCCGAGATGAGCCATGACAGGTATACCAGCCTTCGTTAATGCTTCGATTCCGTCAATCACTTCATCTGCACCTTCAACTTTAACGGCATGTGCCCCTGTTTCTTGAATAATGCGCGCACCATTTATAAGTGTGTCGCGAACTGACAGATGATAGCTCATGAATGGCATATCTACTACAATAAAGGTGTCCCCAGCTCCTCTTTTGACAGCCTTTCCATGATGAATCATGTCTTCTACCGTAACAGGGATGGTTGAATCATATCCTAAAACAACCATTCCAAGTGAATCACCGACTAAAATCATATCAACCCTGGCTTTTTCTGCTTGCTTAGCAGCCGGAAAATCGTAAGCTGTCAGAACAGCAATCTTCTCACCATTCTCCTTCATTTTCAAAAAATCAGTCGTTTGCTTCATCCTTATTCCTCCTTTTAATTAAGGAAGAGGGTGAAAAACAAAGAAAAAAATCCTTCTGTAAGCAGAAGGATTCCGAATTCGTTTCGTTCTTTATTATGTCTCATCCCTCTGTCCCGGTCCATTTTTGGATCTAGGCAGAATATCTTTAATTTTTAGGTGTTCCCAGATGTTTCCATTGATGAAAAAAAATCACCTAACGATACACGGTGCAGTTCAACTTGAGGATACTGCCCAATCATTTAGCTTACGCTAGACAGCTTAAGTATAACAAATTAATAATTAATTTGACTACAAAAACTTTTTAGTTTATTTAAGTTCAATGTCTGCTGAGTAAACATGGTGGACCTTGCCCTTTTCATCTTCAATCATTAGAACACCATCTTCTGTTATACCCATTGCTTTTCCATGGATACTTCCCGTTATCGTTCTAGCGGTTATGATTTTACCTATGCTGATGGCATAGCTTTCCCAAAGCAACTTTATAGGATAGAAGCCTTTTTCTAAGTAAAGTGCATATAAATTCTCCAATTTGCTTAACAGAATTTTTACTAATTCTGCTCTTTGAAGTTTTTTACCGCTTTCGATAGCTAGCGAGGTAGCTATATTATGCAGCTCCTCAGGATAATCTTCCTTCTGCTGATTTACATTAATGCCAATCCCGATAATTATGGAAGTGATTCGGTCTGCATCAGCTTGAAGCTCAGTTAATATTCCAGTCACTTTCTTCCCATTAATTAAAATGTCATTCGGCCATTTTATTTGCGGGGTTAGGTTTGTAAACTCTTCTATGGCTTGTACAACAGCAACTGCCGCAATTAATGTTAGCTGCGGGGCTTTTTGAGGAGGTATATTTGGTCGAAGAATTACACTCATCCAAACTCCGGTATATTTCGGAGAATGCCATTTCCGGTCCATTCTTCCCCTGCCCAAAACCTGCTCCTCTGCGATAATGACTGTTCCTTCTGGAGCATCTTCATTTGCAAGCCGATGGGCAATTTTTTGGGTAGAGTCAACACTTTCCTCATAATGAATATTTTTTCCAAAAGACTTTGTTACTAGCCCTAATCTTATCTCATCAGCTGTAATTCTTTCCGGAATCTTTGTAATTCGATAACCTTTCTTGCGTACAGCTTCGAGTTCAAATCCGTCCTTACGCAACTCTTCTATATGCTTCCAGACCGCTGTCCTTGAGCATCCTAAAAGATCGGCTAAATATTGGCCAGACAAATATTCATCGTCATTTATTGTGAAAGCATCGAGCAGTTTCTTCCTTAACTCTGATTGCACCCTAACAGCCACTCCTTTAACGAATCTTTGCGATTACTGATTTGCTTATTTAAAACTGCGACCTCAACTTCTCCTAATTTTTCCTTTATCCAAGGTCCAGGGGATTTCTGATACCACTCTTGCAGGTCAGTTCCTGTAACCTGTAATTCACCTCGCTGTTTAATGGGCAATAAATGATAACTTAACAGTAATCTTTCAATATCGATGATTACATCCTGATTATGTAATACATTATAGATTTTTTCTGTTCCCTCAATGATTTCAGCGCCTGCATCGAACATTGCTTTATTTGTCCAATTGCTTCTTTCTCTAAAATCCAGCCAAAATAATAATTGATGGATTTTTTTTATTTGTTTCACTGGCAGCTTCCAATTTTTCATAAAATCATTAACTTTATGTAAATCAATCTTAAAAAGATAAAGTAGCAGTCCCCACATTTCATTAACTGAAAGCTTGCTGCAATCATACTTAGCTATATTTGTTATTGTTTCGATATGTGGTTTCATTCCTGGCAAATAGTTTAAAAGGCCAGTGTCAGCTAGTACAAGCAATGCTTGGATTCGATTATTTCCAGCCAAAAGCTTTTCGAACTCCGCTAGTTTCCTCTCTGTTGAGATCTTTGCAAGTAACGAAGCGGAAGTTTTCAAGGCCTGATAGGTGGTCTCTTCAATTCGAAAGCCTAGCTGGCTATAGAACCGGACAGCACGCATCATTCTTAAAGCATCCTCAGAAAAACGATCCTCTGCCTTCCCAACGGTCTTTATCATTTTTTCCTTAATAGCCTGTCTGCCTAGAAACGGATCAATAAACCTGCCTTCCTTGTCCATCGCAATCGCATTCATCGTAAAATCTCTGCGTTTTAAATCTTCATGTAATGACCGGATAAATTGAACCTCGGACGGCCGTCTAAAGTCCACATACTCTGCTTCTGTTCGAAAGGTTGTCACTTCATATGGAATTCCATTAAATAGGACTATAATGGTCCCATGCTCAATTCCCACATCAACAGTTTTCGGAAAAATATTTCTAATTTCATCAGGTGTTGCAGAGGTAGCAATATCGACATCTGCAATTTCCTTCTCTAACAAATAATCTCTAACCGATCCACCTACAAAATAAGCTTCATA from Bacillus sp. DTU_2020_1000418_1_SI_GHA_SEK_038 includes these protein-coding regions:
- the dinG gene encoding ATP-dependent DNA helicase DinG; this translates as MCNKYVVIDLETTGNAPKKGDKMIQFAAVVIENGKIVEEYSSLVNPGQSIPPFIEELTGLDDEAVKDAPVFSEIAPKVLTLLEDAYFVAHNVLFDLSFLQEELLLAGYNGFYGPVLDTVELSRVFMPTADSFQLSELAYREGLNHERPHQADSDAYVTAELLLLLLDRMERLPLSTIKQIYKLSGGLKSDLDLLIDTIITKKEATVEVLENDLEIHQGIALKRFHEQDVNNEHETLNYPSQQEVKEELFKKAFTNYEIRLGQFKMMDSVYQAFKHKRHALIEAGTGVGKSLAYLIPAAIYGKESGQSVIISTYTTQLQEQLLSNDIPKLKQMLPFPINAVLLKGRSHYLSLAKFEQSLKDLEDNYDTTLTKMQILVWLTETFTGDIDEINLSSGGMIFWNKIKNDETIFLQNKSWLSRDFYMKARKSALKADLIITNHSLLLTDLVSNNKILPEYSHIVIDEGHHLVKVSGQYFGYSFDYLKTRFLLGRIGQLEQKQLLYKLEQVLEKAEIENKQLIHSFEMNVMVQELSFEMDELFKIISIFAKKKSKSKKGYNRISSRFSFDDSSNELRAMKTSAERFLFLLKDFTAEVEKRLNMISHHKEKLSAKEKSSLEELVSVVEEIKEITSGIKHIFLQPSDEFVTWIEMDIRSMQNATTVYSQPVNAGHLLKEEFFSKKESAVITSATLSVKNSFNYMLNELGLKLTDCTAEQIQSPFDYNEQVKLVIPDDLPEVNSVSLDEYVMAISEHIISIAEATKGRMLILFTSHEMLKKTYELIKESGFLNDYAIIAQGVSSGSRSRLTRNFQKFEKAILLGTNSFWEGIDIPGEDLTCLIIVRLPFSPPDEPFTEAKCDLIKQKGGNPFSDYSLPEAIIRFKQGFGRLIRTRSDKGFIFIFDRRLLTTQYGKAFLDSIPKIPHTKSDINGIVELINKSM
- a CDS encoding pyridoxal phosphate-dependent aminotransferase; this encodes MNFQLAQRVKALTPSTTLAITAKAKELKEQGYDVIGLGAGEPDFNTPQHIIDAAVKSMNEGHTKYTPSAGLPALKKEIVNKFKADQGIEYEAAQIIVGSGAKHILYTLFQAILDEGDEVIIPTPYWVSYPEQVKLADGVPVYVEGKEENEYKITPEQLAKAISEKTKAVLINSPSNPTGMLYSEEELKALGEVCLKHNILIVSDEIYEKLVYGNNKHVSIAQLSPELKEQTILVNGVSKSHSMTGWRIGYAAGNKEIIKAMTNLASHSTSNPTTTAQYGAIAAYAGSQEMLSEMQKAFEQRLNIIFDKLIAIPGFTCIKPQGAFYLFPNVKQAAELTGFANVDDFSQALLEEAMVAVIPGSGFGAPDNIRLSYATSLDLLEKAVERIHQFVEKKIK
- a CDS encoding DnaD domain-containing protein, which codes for MSKTSILKWLQEGNITIPGVLLTHYKEMNLNEHDVVLILHVISYIEKGNSFPTPVEISSSMTISVSECTAILRRLIQKGYIEIKDNYTSDGIRYEMYNIDPLWEKLVEHFLMKEKLESARISQQSETDLYTCFEQEFGRPLSPFECETLALWMDDDRHDPHIIKAALREAVISGKLNFRYIDRILFEWKKNGIKTIEQAKSYGKKFRQNQQQRGKLNEASEQPGKTIPFYNWLEQ
- the panC gene encoding pantoate--beta-alanine ligase; its protein translation is MKVITSISDMQQIMLQEKMSGKSIGYVPTMGYLHEGHLTLIDHARQENDLVVLSIFVNPLQFGPSEDLSSYPRDFDRDSTLAEKHQVDYIFNPSPEEMYPAPLSVTVIAKDRTDVLCGQSRPGHFDGVVTVLTKLFNIVQPNKAYFGKKDAQQLAVVEGLVNDFHFPIKIVPVDIVREHDGLAKSSRNVYLLPEEREQAPILYKSLLKAKAMIEEGERNSQLIISSMKEMISEKTSGTIDYIEIYSYPDLKEIERIEGNIIIALAVKFSKARLIDNLILAI
- the asnS gene encoding asparagine--tRNA ligase, which produces MKTTISEVYKYVDQEVKIGAWVANKRSSGKIAFLQLRDGTGFIQGVVVKTDVPEEVFQGAKSVTQESSIYITGKIQKDERSPFGYEMLVTGLEVIQAAVDYPITPKEHGTEFLMDHRHLWLRSRRQHAIMKIRNEIIRATYEFFNNEGFVKVDPPILTGSSAEGGSELFATKYFDEDAYLSQSGQLHLEAAAMALGKVFSFGPTFRAEKSKTRRHLIEFWMIEPEMAFYDHEDNLKVQEEYVSYIVQSVLKNCELELKTLGRDMSKLENIKAPFPRITYDEAIKFLHEKGFDDVEWGDDLGAPHETAIAESYDKPVFITHYPTSLKAFYMQPDPNREEVVLCADLIAPEGYGEIIGGSERIHDYDLMKQRLEENNLDMDTYKWYLELREYGSVPHSGFGLGLERTVAWISGVEHVRETIPFPRLLNRLYP
- a CDS encoding DUF5590 domain-containing protein translates to MKKIIIISLLIFSIILGSGIIVYLNAVEPVKAAEKEAIERAMKETRLSKAEDFQLYHGLETYYVIKGKNRAGKSIYVWVPEKEGQIIVRQVTDGVSKQEAINKLKEEKNPKKIISVRLGMEKNIPLWEIYYRTEGNLINYYYVDFKTGEWLKKIENL
- the panD gene encoding aspartate 1-decarboxylase, producing the protein MFRTMMNGKIHRAVVTEANLNYVGSITIDTDILDAVGMIPNEKVQIVNNNNGARFETYIIPGERGSGVICVNGAAARLVQEGDVVIIISYALVAEDKIYMHQPKVAIMDEKNRIKEIINKEPEKTIMM
- a CDS encoding biotin--[acetyl-CoA-carboxylase] ligase, translating into MQSELRKKLLDAFTINDDEYLSGQYLADLLGCSRTAVWKHIEELRKDGFELEAVRKKGYRITKIPERITADEIRLGLVTKSFGKNIHYEESVDSTQKIAHRLANEDAPEGTVIIAEEQVLGRGRMDRKWHSPKYTGVWMSVILRPNIPPQKAPQLTLIAAVAVVQAIEEFTNLTPQIKWPNDILINGKKVTGILTELQADADRITSIIIGIGINVNQQKEDYPEELHNIATSLAIESGKKLQRAELVKILLSKLENLYALYLEKGFYPIKLLWESYAISIGKIITARTITGSIHGKAMGITEDGVLMIEDEKGKVHHVYSADIELK
- the panB gene encoding 3-methyl-2-oxobutanoate hydroxymethyltransferase, translated to MKQTTDFLKMKENGEKIAVLTAYDFPAAKQAEKARVDMILVGDSLGMVVLGYDSTIPVTVEDMIHHGKAVKRGAGDTFIVVDMPFMSYHLSVRDTLINGARIIQETGAHAVKVEGADEVIDGIEALTKAGIPVMAHLGLTPQSVAVLGGYKVQGKSAEAARKLIEDAKKCEQAGAFAVVLECVPKQLAKEVSECLTIPTIGIGAGIDTDGQVLVYHDVLSYGVERVPKFVKKYSNMNEVIDQGITAYVTEVKQGEFPREEHSFSMKETELLSLYGGKV
- a CDS encoding YpmA family protein, with protein sequence MESKIEVLSTVKIQASPDLYKVVDALNRTLKEKDLMFGLALDKDDQNKAVFSIYRT